Proteins from one Ficedula albicollis isolate OC2 chromosome 3, FicAlb1.5, whole genome shotgun sequence genomic window:
- the TBPL1 gene encoding TATA box-binding protein-like protein 1 produces the protein MDADSDVALDILITNVVCVFRTRCHLNLRKIALEGANVIYKRDVGKVLMKLRKPRITATIWSSGKVICTGATSEEEAKFGARRLARSLQKLGFQVIFTDFKVVNVLAVCNMPFEIRLPEFTKNNRPHASYEPELHPAVCYRIKSLRATLQIFSTGSITVTGPNVKAVASAVEQIYPFVFESRK, from the exons ATGGATGCGGACAGTGATGTTGCACTGGACATTTTAATCACAAATGTAGTGTGTGTTTTTAGAACAAGATGTCATTTAAACTTGAGGAAGATTGCATTAGAAGGAGCAAATGTGATATACAAGCGTGATGTTGGG aagGTTTTAATGAAGCTTAGGAAACCTAGGATTACGGCCACAATTTGGTCCTCAGGAAAAGTTATTTGCACAGGAGCCACAAG TGAAGAAGAAGCTAAATTTGGTGCCAGACGACTAGCTCGTAGTCTACAGAAACTAGGTTTTCAG gtaattttcacagattttaaagTTGTGAATGTTTTAGCAGTGTGCAACATGCCCTTTGAGATCAGATTGCCAGAATTTACAAAGAATAACAGACCTCATGCGAG ttATGAACCAGAACTTCATCCTGCCGTGTGTTACAGAATAAAATCTCTCAGAGCTACCTTACAGATTTTTTCCACAGGCAGTATCACAGTTACAG GGCCAAACGTAAAGGCTGTTGCCAGTGCTGTGGAACAGATTTATCCATTCGTGTTtgaaagcaggaaataa
- the TCF21 gene encoding transcription factor 21, whose product MSTGSLSDVEDLQEVEMLECDGLKMDTNKEFGASTESNEEGSNGENGSPQKGRGASGKRKKAPPKKSPLNGVSQEGKQVQRNAANARERARMRVLSKAFSRLKTTLPWVPPDTKLSKLDTLRLASSYIAHLRQILANDKYENGYIHPVNLTWPFMVAGKPESDLKEVVNTNRLCGPTAS is encoded by the exons ATGTCCACTGGGTCCCTCAGTGATGTGGAAGATCTGCAGGAGGTGGAGATGCTGGAGTGCGATGGCCTGAAAATGGATACTAACAAAGAGTTTGGGGCGTCCACCGAGAGCAACGAGGAGGGATCCAATGGCGAGAATGGCTCCCCTCAGAAGGGGCGAGGGGCCTCgggcaagaggaaaaaagctccCCCCAAGAAGAGCCCTTTAAATGGAGTGAGCCAGGAGGGAAAGCAGGTACAGAGAAATGCTGCCAACGCCAGGGAGAGGGCGAGGATGAGGGTCCTTAGcaaagccttctccaggcttAAGACCACCCTACCCTGGGTGCCCCCAGACACCAAACTTTCCAAACTGGACACCTTGAGGTTGGCCTCCAGCTACATTGCTCACCTGAGGCAGATCCTGGCCAATGACAAGTATGAGAACGGCTACATCCACCCAGTGAACTTG ACTTGGCCTTTTATGGTAGCCGGCAAACCCGAGAGTGACCTGAAAGAAGTGGTGAACACAAACCGCTTGTGCGGCCCGACGGCATCCTGA